One window of the Anolis sagrei isolate rAnoSag1 chromosome 5, rAnoSag1.mat, whole genome shotgun sequence genome contains the following:
- the LRIG3 gene encoding leucine-rich repeats and immunoglobulin-like domains protein 3 — protein sequence MGSLLLLFGLLSRSLLSSGLAKRECPAPCRCSGELVDCSRLQLSRAPQPIPEWAVELDLSHNKLSSIKPSSLSHLHGLKEIKLNNNELEIIPDLGTVSANITLLSLTGNKISDILPEHLKPFQSLETLDLSNNNISVLKTGTFPPLVLRHLHINNNRIVSLEPGTFDNLSSTLQVLKLNRNRISAIPQKIFKLPHLQHLEMNRNKIRKIDGLTFQGLPSLKSLRLQRNGLARLMDGAFWGLSNMEILQLDHNNLTEITKGWLYGLLMLQQLHLSHNTISRINPDAWEFCQKLSELDLTYNNLARLEDSSFVGLSLLLRLNIGNNKVSYIADCAFRGLTSLQTLDLKNNEISWTIEDMNGAFSGLDKLKWLLLQGNRIRSITKKAFSGLDALEHLDLSNNAIMSVQGNTFSQMKNLKELYLNTSSLLCDCQLKWLPGWLLDNNFQTFVNATCAHPQILKGRNVFTVSLDGFVCDDFPKPQITVQPETQAAIKGSNLSFVCSAASSSDSPMTFAWKKDNELLPDAEMENYAHLRAQGGEVMEYTTILRLRNVEFSNEGKYQCVISNHFGSSYSVKAKLTVNMLPTFTKVPMDLTIRAGAMARLECAAVGHPVPQIAWQKDGGTDFPAARKRRMHVMPEDDVFFIVDVKIEDTGVYSCTAQNTAGSISANATLTVLETPSFLRPLLDRTVTKGETAVLQCIAGGSPPPRLNWTKDDSTLVVTERHFFAAGNQLLIIVDTDFEDAGKYTCEMSNTLGTERGNIRLSVIPTPTCDSPQNAAPSLDDDGWATVGVVIIAVVCCVVGTSLVWVVIIYHTRRRNEDCSITNTDETNLPADIPSYLSSQGTLAERQDGYGSSENGSQHHFVSSSSSSMGGYFLQQRDSSGICHMDNCSENDLEAVTDPFLCHYLGMSGSIYLKGNICGPDVFEVYHTGCTPEQRTVCIDTYDSSCLKRKECYPPPHPPEDPFDQYISIAGIHNPSSKLHPSVGLQSEESGTRSSHLNMDVCDFKRNQEPSSAATSGTFMGTFGKPIWRHQLDSFSSCKQPPIWQPQVSCSHLHESLDFDSESEDDHRKDRTFPDGDNADCIYKQAAEHFRTPAFQSFELDT from the exons GACAGGCAACAAGATTTCAGACATCCTGCCGGAACACCTGAAGCCATTTCAGTCTCTAGAAACATTAGACCTGAGCAACAACAATATTTCTGTTCTGAAGACAGGAACATTTCCACCTTTAGTGCTCAGACACCT CCACATCAATAATAACCGAATCGTTTCCTTGGAACCTGGCACTTTTGACAATTTATCTAGTACACTTCAAGTACTGAAACTGAATAGGAACCGAATTTCAGCAATTCCACAAAAAATATTTAAACTCCCTCATCTCCAGCATCT AGAGATGAACCGcaacaaaattagaaaaatagATGGACTTACTTTTCAAGGACTCCCTTCTTTAAAATCATTAAGACTACAAAGAAATGGACTAGCTAGGCTCATGGATGGAGCTTTCTGGGGATTAAGTAACATGGAAATACT GCAGCTGGATCATAACAACCTAACAGAGATTACCAAAGGCTGGCTTTATGGCTTGCtgatgttgcagcagctccatctTAGCCATAATACTATCAGCAGGATCAACCCTGATGCCTGGGAGTTTTGCCAAAAACTCAGTGAGCT GGATTTAACGTACAACAATTTAGCAAGACTAGAGGATTCAAGTTTTGTTGGCTTAAGCCTGCTATTGAGACTGAATATTGGAAACAACAAAGTAAGCTACATTGCTGACTGTGCCTTCCGGGGACTGACCAGTTTGCAAACCTT AGATCTTAAAAATAACGAAATCTCATGGACAATTGAAGACATGAATGGTGCATTCTCTGGTCTTGACAAACTGAAATGGCT GCTACTCCAAGGAAACAGGATTAGATCAATTACTAAGAAAGCATTTTCTGGTCTGGATGCACTTGAACACCT CGATCTCAGCAATAATGCAATTATGTCAGTTCAAGGGAACACGTTCTCACAAATGAAGAACCTGAAAGAGCT ttaCTTAAATACATCAAGTCTTCTGTGTGATTGCCAGTTGAAATGGCTGCCTGGTTGGCTGTTAGACAATAACTTCCAGACTTTTGTAAATGCCACTTGTGCCCACCCTCAGAtactgaaaggaagaaatgttttTACTGTCAGCCTAGATGGGTTTGTCTGTG ATGATTTTCCAAAGCCACAAATAACTGTCCAGCCTGAAACTCAAGCAGCAATCAAAGGTTCCAATTTAAGTTTTGTATGTTCAGCTGCCAGCAGCAGTGATTCGCCAATGACTTTTGCATGGAAGAAGGACAACGAGTTGCTGCCCGATGCAGAGATGGAGAATTATGCGCACCTCAGAGCACAAGGAGGCGAAGTGATGGAGTACACCACGATTCTCAGGCTTCGCAATGTGGAATTCAGCAATGAAGGGAAATACCAGTGTGTCATCTCAAATCACTTTGGCTCATCCTACTCTGTCAAAGCTAAGCTTACAGTGAACA TGCTTCCTACATTTACCAAAGTGCCCATGGACCTTACAATTCGTGCAGGAGCAATGGCGCGCTTGGAATGCGCTGCTGTCGGACACCCAGTGCCTCAGattgcatggcagaaggatgGTGGCACCGACTTTCCAGCAGCGCGCAAGCGGCGCATGCATGTGATGCCAGAAGATGACGTGTTCTTTATTGTGGATGTCAAAATTGAGGATACCGGTGTTTACAGCTGCACAGCTCAAAACACTGCTGGGAGCATTTCTGCAAATGCAACATTGACAGTATTAG AAACACCCTCATTTTTGCGGCCTTTGTTGGACCGAACGGTGACCAAAGGTGAAACTGCAGTGTTGCAATGTATTGCCGGCGGTAGTCCTCCGCCACGACTGAACTGGACCAAAGATGACAGCACTTTAGTGGTGACAGAGAGGCACTTCTTTGCTGCGGGAAATCAGCTGCTCATCATTGTGGACACAGATTTTGAAGATGCCGGGAAATACACTTGTGAAATGTCGAACACTCTTGGAACGGAGAGAGGCAACATTCGCCTCAGCGTAATTCCCACTCCTACCTGTGACTCTCCTCAGAATGCTGCTCCATCTTTGGATGATGATGGATGGGCCACTGTGGGTGTTGTGATCATAGCTGTGGTCTGCTGTGTGGTGGGCACTTCCCTTGTGTGGGTGGTCATCATATACCACACAAGGAGAAGGAATGAAGATTGTAGCATCACAAACACAG ATGAAACAAATCTGCCTGCTGATATTCCCAGTTATCTGTCATCCCAGGGAACTCTAGCCGAAAGACAAGATGGCTATGGGTCATCGGAGAATGGAAGTCAGCATCACTTTGTATCATCTTCGTCATCATCCATGGGAGGATATTTTTTACAGCAAAGAGACAGTAGTG GAATTTGTCATATGGATAATTGCAGTGAAAATGACCTGGAAGCTGTAACAGATCCATTTTTATGCCATTATCTGGGAATGTCAGGAAGTATATATTTGAAGGGGAATATATGTGGACCAGATGTGTTTGAAGTATACCACACAG gcTGCACTCCAGAGCAAAGAACAGTGTGCATAGACACTTATGATTCAAGTTGTTTGAAAAGGAAAGAATGCTATCCTCCACCTCACCCACCCGAAGATCCTTTTGACCAATATATCAGCATTGCTGGAATACATAATCCAAGTAGTAAATTGCATCCTTCTGTTGGCTTGCAAAGTGAAGAAAGTGGAACAAGAAGTTCACATCTAAACATGGATGTGTGTGATTTTAAGAGGAATCAAGAACCATCTTCTGCAGCTACAAGTGGCACTTTCATGG GAACGTTTGGGAAACCGATATGGAGGCACCAACTTGATTCCTTCTCAAGCTGTAAGCAGCCACCCATTTGGCAACCTCAAGTCTCTTGTAGTCATCTTCATGAGTCGTTGGACTTTGACTCAGAATCTGAGGATGATCACAGAAAGGACAGGACGTTTCCTGATGGTGACAATGCTGATTGCATTTACAAACAGGCAGCGGAACATTTTAGGACTCCTGCTTTTCAGTCCTTTGAATTGGATACATAG